The nucleotide sequence TTCGCTACATACAGGACATCTCATAGTGGGTTCCCGCAATCGTTCAAGCTGCCGATGTAGAATCGGAACCTATGTGGTTCGACAACCTCCTATGCACACCGCTAAATCGAATTGTTAGCCGTTGCGATTTAGCACCTGGACAGTACGTCGTATTTACGCTTTGATGAAGGCCAGCGCCGCCGCTAGGACAGTCTCGTAAAGCTCTACTGGCACGCACGAGTTGTCGCCCTTAATGTCGCATTTGACGGGGGATTCGGGACCGGCTGGCGGCACTGCCGATTGCGGATCGTAGACCTTCATCCTTACCGTTATCCCCAAGCCGGCCGGATCGTTTTCCAAATCGTGCACATTTCCGGCGAAGTGGAGCATGATCGTCTTGCCGGCCATCGTGAATTCGAAACGCTGGCCGCGGGTCTGGGCATGCGGATCGCCGTTCGATTGAAAATAACCACCGAAGCGCTTGTCCGACGCAAAGGTGTCGACGAGTGCTTGCACGCAATCGCGCGCCGCATTGATCTCGCGATTGATCTTGTCTTGATACGCGTCTGACTCTTTTTTGCGTTCGGCTTCCTGTTCGGCAACGGCGCTATTGACGACGTCTTCGAATTCGCTCACCATTGGCTCCAATCACGCGCCGGACTCGCGTCCGACCCACTATCATCTTTCGGCTTGCCGCAATTCGTCCCCCACGTTTTGCCTGCTAAGCGTAAGAACGAATAAGCGGTATCAGTACCGCGCGTATCGTAAGTCAGGGGATGACATCAATCGAAACCGAGCGCCTCGTTCTGCGCCGCCACGAGCGTGGCGACCTCGACGCGTGCGCGCAGATGTGGGCCGATCCGATCGTCACCCGGCACATCGGCGGCAAAATTTTCTCAAGGTATGAGACCTGGCGAAAGATGATGGTCTACGCCGGCCTCTGGACTCTCTTGGGCTATGGCTATTGGGCCGTGGAGGAGAGGTCAACGGGCAGGTTTATCGGAGAACTCGGATTCGCCGATTTCAAACGCGAAATGGAGCCGCCGCTGGATGGCGTACCCGAGCTCGGCTGGGCGTTGGTGTCATCGGCGCACGGCAAAGGTTATGCGACGGAGGCCGTGCGAGCGGCCGTTGCGTGGGGCGACGCGAACTTGGAATCTCGTAGGACGGTTTGCATGATCGATCCGGACAATCTGCCCTCGGTTCGCGTCGCGCAGAAATGCGGATATCGTGAATACCTTCGCATTGACTACGGGGGAGGGCCGACCGTGCTCTTCGAGCGCATCACGGCTTGAGATATCTCCCAAAGAAGGCGGCCGCCGCCTGATCGACGTCCAGCCACGACTGCCAGCGCAAGAAGCCGTGAATCTCGTTCGGAATGACCTTTTCTTCGTACGGAACATGCGCGATGCGCAGACGTTGCACGAGATCCACCATCTGCTGGAACTCCACATTGCGGTCGTCATCGCCTTGCATCAATAGTACAGGCGACTTCCACGTGGAGATGTACGCGTCAGGCGATGAGAGCCATGCTTCGCGCAGGTACGCCTGCACGTTTGGCTGCTGGTAGCGCTTCGCCGGAGCGAGAGACGAGAAATCCCACATCGACATGTCGTGCACACCGTGCGTGTCGACGCCGACCTTGAAGATGTTCGAGTTCTTTGCGAGCGCCATCGCCGTCAAGAATCCGCCGTACGATCCTCCATAGATGCCGATGCGCTGCGAATCCACCTGCGGATCGCGCTGCAGATATTGCGCCGCGGCGAGGACATCTTTGTACTCAGAGGCACCGAGCGGTCCTGCGTGAGCGGGGTACTGAAAATCGTGGCCGTAGCCGATGCCGAGACGGTAGTTCACCGACAATACGACGTAGCCGAGGCTAGCCAAGTATTGATTCGTGCCGTAGCCGTAATCGTAGTAGTCGAAGTAATGCCACGTGAGCAGCATCTGTCGCGACGGGCCGCCGTGCACGAAGATCACGGCGGGCTTCTTCGCCGCTCCGCCATCCGCGTTGAAAATCGTGCCTTGAATGCTCAGGCCGTCGCTTGCCTGAAATGAGACGAGTTTGGGAGTCACGAGGTCGGCAGCGGGGAAGTCGCTCGGGATTTGATCGGCGTTGAGTTTTCGGCCGTCGTAGGCGATGGTGAATGGTTCGCGCGCTCCAGCATTGACGTATGCCGCGCCATCGGCAGTGGCTGCGGGCCACCACTGACTGTCAAGGCCGCTTGTGAACGGAGTCGCTGCCCCGCCCGTCGCGCTCACGCGGAAAATGTGCCGGCGCGCGATGTCCCCCGGCGTCGAGCCGCTGTTCGCCGTGTAGTATATAGAAGTAAGATCCGGCGAAACGGATGTGTCTTCGACCATAAACGTGCCCGGTGTAAGTGGCCGCGCTGTTCCGCCATCCGCGGAGACTTCGTAAAGCAGAGGCCAATTCGACTGCTCGGAGATGAAGACGAGATTGCCGCCCTTCACCCAATTCAATTGGGGCCCGTTGATGCCGGGGAGTGAATCTCGGCCCGAGGCGCCGCTGTGCCACGCTTCGTGTCCCTGTGCATCCACGACGTTCGCAACCCAGATAGCCCACGGCTGCGGCTGATCTTGCAATAGGTTTGGCGGCGGACCGCCAGCGCCGGGAATTCGAATGAACGCGATGCGCGTGCCGTCCGGCGACCAGCGCGGCGAGAAGTCTTGGGACGTTGATGGGGTTAGAAATTCTAGCGGCGCGTTCTGATTCCGGTATATGCCGATGAAGGCGTGGTCGTCGCGATTCGATGTGAACGCAAGCGTGGCGCCGTCGGGCGAATATTGCAGATCACTATCGGGAGCGCGATCGAAGAAGAG is from Candidatus Eremiobacteraceae bacterium and encodes:
- a CDS encoding LpqB family beta-propeller domain-containing protein; amino-acid sequence: SISNDGKYVVYVRGGSHDANWVKHPWPNPGLSPTEQRMTVMAVPTTGGTPKTLGDGDAPVISPNGSTVAFVHDPDGAVWSAPIDGSATAALLFFDRAPDSDLQYSPDGATLAFTSNRDDHAFIGIYRNQNAPLEFLTPSTSQDFSPRWSPDGTRIAFIRIPGAGGPPPNLLQDQPQPWAIWVANVVDAQGHEAWHSGASGRDSLPGINGPQLNWVKGGNLVFISEQSNWPLLYEVSADGGTARPLTPGTFMVEDTSVSPDLTSIYYTANSGSTPGDIARRHIFRVSATGGAATPFTSGLDSQWWPAATADGAAYVNAGAREPFTIAYDGRKLNADQIPSDFPAADLVTPKLVSFQASDGLSIQGTIFNADGGAAKKPAVIFVHGGPSRQMLLTWHYFDYYDYGYGTNQYLASLGYVVLSVNYRLGIGYGHDFQYPAHAGPLGASEYKDVLAAAQYLQRDPQVDSQRIGIYGGSYGGFLTAMALAKNSNIFKVGVDTHGVHDMSMWDFSSLAPAKRYQQPNVQAYLREAWLSSPDAYISTWKSPVLLMQGDDDRNVEFQQMVDLVQRLRIAHVPYEEKVIPNEIHGFLRWQSWLDVDQAAAAFFGRYLKP
- a CDS encoding GNAT family N-acetyltransferase encodes the protein MTSIETERLVLRRHERGDLDACAQMWADPIVTRHIGGKIFSRYETWRKMMVYAGLWTLLGYGYWAVEERSTGRFIGELGFADFKREMEPPLDGVPELGWALVSSAHGKGYATEAVRAAVAWGDANLESRRTVCMIDPDNLPSVRVAQKCGYREYLRIDYGGGPTVLFERITA